In Miscanthus floridulus cultivar M001 chromosome 5, ASM1932011v1, whole genome shotgun sequence, one genomic interval encodes:
- the LOC136452868 gene encoding AP2/ERF and B3 domain-containing protein Os01g0693400-like, whose translation MDSASSLVDDTSGGGGASTDKLRALAVAAAASGPPLERMGSGASAVVDAAEPGAEADSGSAAAPGSASGAAAAVGVGGKLPSSRYKGVVPQPNGRWGAQIYERHQRVWLGTFAGEADAARAYDVAAQRFRGRDAVTNFRPLADADPDAAAELRFLASRSKAEVVDMLRKHTYFDELAQNKRAAAASAAMATASSLAINNNNNHSSHASPSPATAREHLFDKTVTPSDVGKLNRLVIPKQHAEKHFPLQLPSAGGESKGVLLNLEDAAGKVWRFRYSYWNSSQSYVLTKGWSRFVKEKGLQAGDVVGFYRSSAAGAGAGADSKLFIDYKLRPNSVVTASTTTSPVGSSPPAPVAKAVRLFGVDLLTTPATASAPADAMAAGCKRARDLASPPQAAFKKQLVELALV comes from the coding sequence ATGGACAGCGCCAGCAGCCTCGTGGACgacaccagcggcggcggcggcgcgtccaCGGACAAGCTAAGGGCTttggccgtcgccgccgccgcctcggggCCGCCGCTGGAGCGCATGGGCAGCGGCGCCAGCGCTGTCGTGGACGCGGCCGAGCCTGGGGCCGAGGCGGACTCCGGCTCTGCCGCCGCCCCGGGCTCCGCCTCCGGTGCCGCCGCCGCAGTGGGCGTGGGCGGGAAGCTGCCGTCGTCCAGGTACAAGGGCGTGGTGCCGCAGCCCAACGGGCGGTGGGGCGCACAGATCTACGAGCGGCACCAGCGCGTGTGGCTCGGCACCTTCGCGGGCGAGGCCGACGCCGCGCGCGCCTACGACGTCGCGGCGCAGCGGTTCCGGGGCCGCGACGCGGTCACCAACTTCCGCCCGCTCGCGGACGCCGACCCGGACGCGGCCGCCGAGCTCCGGTTCCTCGCGTCCCGCTCCAAGGCCGAGGTCGTTGACATGCTCCGCAAGCACACCTACTTCGACGAGCTCGCGCAGAAtaagcgcgccgccgccgcgtccgcgGCCATGGCCACCGCCTCGTCGCTagccatcaacaacaacaacaaccattCCTCCCACGCGTCGCCCTCCCCCGCGACGGCGCGGGAGCACCTCTTCGACAAGACGGTGACCCCCAGCGACGTGGGCAAGCTGAACCGGCTGGTGATCCCGAAGCAGCACGCCGAGAAGCACTTCCCGCTGCAGCTCCCGTCCGCCGGCGGCGAGAGCAAGGGCGTGCTCCTAAACCTGGAGGACGCCGCGGGCAAGGTGTGGCGGTTCCGCTACTCCTACTGGAACAGCAGCCAGAGCTACGTGCTCACCAAGGGCTGGAGCCGCTTCGTCAAGGAGAAGGGCCTCCAGGCCGGCGACGTCGTCGGCTTCTACCGCTCGTCcgcggccggcgccggcgccggcgccgacaGCAAGCTCTTCATCGACTACAAGCTGCGGCCTAACAGCGTCGTCACCGCCTCGACGACGACAAGCCCCGTGGGGTCATCGCCTCCGGCGCCGGTGGCCAAGGCCGTGCGTCTCTTCGGCGTCGACCTGCTGACGACACCAGCCACCGCCTCAGCGCCGGCGGACGCCATGGCCGCCGGGTGCAAGAGAGCCCGGGACTTGGCCTCGCCCCCGCAGGCGGCGTTCAAGAAGCAGCTCGTGGAGCTGGCACTAGTGTAG